From Triticum aestivum cultivar Chinese Spring chromosome 7B, IWGSC CS RefSeq v2.1, whole genome shotgun sequence:
CAAAGCCTCGACTCGATCGATCCCGTCTCCTGCCCACGCTCGGCCTCCCCCGAGGAGATCAGGCCACCGTGCGGTGCAGACAGGGCTCGCCGGCCGTCCTCGCGCGCGCGGGATTGTGTAGCTACCGTCTCTCTCGGCTCGCAGGCGTACGTCATGGCGCAGCGGGACAAGAAGGTGGAGGAGCCGACGGAGGTGCACCTGCACGCCGCGGAGATCACGCTCTGCGCCAACAGCTGCGGCTTCCCGGGCAACCCGGCCACCAAGAACCTCTGCCAGAACTGCTTCctggcgtcctcctcctcgccgtcgccctccgccgcctcgccgcagTCTCCTTCCTCTTCGCCCGCGGCGTTCCCGCTCTTCGACAAGCCGAGGCcggccgccgctgcgtcgcccctgcAGGCGGCGCCCGTCTACATGGCCGTCGACCGGCCAGCCGCCGGGCCGGCGGACCCGAAGGCGTCCAAGTCGTCCGTCAACCGCTGCCACAACTGCCGGAAGCGCGTTGGCCTGACAGGATTCCGCTGCCGGTGCGGCGAGATGTTCTGCGGCGCGCACCGGTACTCGGACCGGCACGACTGCAGCTACGACTACAAGTCGGCGGCCAGGGACGCCATCGCCAGGGAAAACCCCGTGGTGCGCGCCGCCAAGATCGTTCGGTTCTGATCAACAGGACACCACGTCTACGCGTACCCGGCGAAATCTGAAGCAGCAGAACCActcttttcctttctttcctttGAAAAATTAAAGGCGTTCGCGAGAGTTTCTTAAAGGTGAAAAAAAAGGAGAGGAAGGTGAAAGATTGCGATGGGGCAGCCACGACGAAGAAACAGTGCGATGATAACGTTGTTGTTGTAGCGGTGGTTGGCGGTGGAGAGGAGATGAGGAGGATGGGGTTGGTGTGTACTGTTGTCCCACAATCTCTATTTAATTCAAATTTCCCTATtgtataaattattattattattatcatttctATGATGCACTATTCGTTAACTTTAGCTGTCAACCTTTTTCTCCCACTGGCCGAGTATTGTCCATGACAGCTCAACCATTGACGTTTGGATCGCTCTGTTGGATTGGTTCGGCGGAGAATTATTGGGTAGGTGCATCTGTACTTGTGCGTTTATCGCGTACAAATTCATGTTTTGAGCAAAATTTGGCAGGCGTCACCCGCAAAAATAATAATTCGCCAGGCGTATGGTGAAATCGACATGTTTCGGGTGGGAACTCAGCGTAGCACCAAAGGCGTCCATGATTTTCTGTGGATTGTGGGTCGGGGTGGTGCCACGAAGGATAGACAGCGACGCTCCGTTTTCTGCACAGACCGCTGATCAGAATTCGGAAGTAACAGGACGTCCAGCCAGCTGCCGGGCTAATTAGGTTGGCCAGCGACATCCATCCACCGGGTCACAGCTCAGGGCCGCGCAGAAGATCCGTCGGCGGGTAGAATTCAGAGCGGTGGTGGCACACGCACCGGAGACCCACCCACTTGCGGATGGCATCGATCGGCATCACCGGCACAGGTCGGCAGGCAGCACCACCACCACTGCGGCGATTTTTCTTTAATCCATCTCATCCCATCTCCTAGTTGATCCACCGGCGTCGTGGATGTGGACGACGACGTGGCCCAggctggaagggggggggggcgtcggCTTTCTTACCTCTTCTCTTCTCTGCTGCTTACCTGGTCCGGTCGCCTTTGGCGTGCGGGGCCGCCGGGGTATCCATCCCATCCAGAGCGATCGCGATGGCGATGGACCCGGCCGCTCTCGGATGAAACACTCCTATGGACTGAAAAATAATGATGGATGAATTGGGAGAGCAAGACCTGCTTGTGCAGGTCCAACCTTCTGTAGCTAGCCCTGCATCTGCATGCCGACGATCACGTGGTGTTTGCACGTGATCCGCATGCGGCGAAGCAACTGGACTGACCATTCTTCACGTGCCGTGTACCAAGTACTCCTACCAGCTAGGCCGTTATTTTGCCGCATGCCGGCGTTGCCGATCGGCCCTCCATAATTTGCGAGCGGTGGCGTGCAAGCTGGCTGGAGGGGTGAtgatacgtactccctccgttcggaattacttgtctcgaaggTGGATGTATCTATCGAaggtggatgtatctagaactaaaatacgtttagatacatccatttttgcgacaagtaatttcgaacggagggagtacgtactacGTACTGATCCAGGGTGTGCGGAGGGGGACTTGTTTACCGCTGTAGAAGACAGGCAAGATCGAATCGCTTGCGTAAAGCACGGTTATCTTTTCCGAAAGGCTCACACCCAAGGATGTTTGCTCCGGAAGAGAAAGGATCCCACAACGGGCCTGCGGTACAATGATTGGGAAAAGCGGGCGAGAGGAGGCCCGGGGGGGTGGGGGGACGCCTTTCGGCGGCCTCGAAAAGCAGATTCAGTGAACGAATTGCCGCTGCTGCGAGCGCGCTTGAGTGACACGGCCTTCCATTTCCTTCTTTCAGTGCCCGATCGGAATACTTACCTGTCCTGTTTGAGGCTAATGGCCAGGTTCCGTTTCGGTGCAGGTTCTCACGTTGGCATCCAGTTCGTGGCTCGGTGCGATTCTACTTTTGACTACGTAGTGCTAGTAGTGGATTGCCTGGTCCGGAGGGCCCGATGCTGGATGCTGCTGGGAACCGCATGAGCTGATCTGAACCAGCAGGAGCAATGCTACTACTCCTGTATTGGAATGGGACCGCGGAAATAGTTAATTGTCTGAAATTCTGCTCGTTGTATCCTTCGTGTTTTCTTTAGGGTCTCTGTTCATTCATGTGATGTGGATCATGCTAAAAGTTTTGTACTAGAGAATAAGTGCAGGAATACCACTACTCGCTACAGTTTCTGCCATCGTTCAGGAGCCACAGTTTCCGTCCGGTATCTTTAGACGCCCAAAGGTTATGTCGGGAGCAACTAGTCAACGAGCGCTCGTAACGAGCGGTTCGGGAGCACTCCGCGCGTGACAAGTGTCGCGCGCGGAGCGCTCCCGCCAGGGAAAACCAGGTGGCGCGGTTGGTTCCGGTTTTCATTTTCCGGTTTGTGGTTTCGTGTGTTTTGCAGTTTGACCCTCAAACTATCagaattttctatttttcttttccgCGCAATCACAAAGAAAATACCACTTCGCGCGCTTGGTTCCCTGTTTCCCTTGTCTTTTTctctttttgttcccattatatttccgggtaatggagatttatggggtagttacgggcggggactaccaacactatcaaatgtgacctttctaataaggaaaaaacaacaacCTTTTAATGCACAGGTGTAGACTAGCATAGGCACGACTGTATAACTTAATAAATTGAAGAACAGAGCCTCTCCGGTGCATGGGAACCTCCTGCTCgtcttcggctcgtttaattttcataaacatcttgaagggggccATAGGTCGAAGTGTGCTTTGGTCGTGCGGCGTGTTGattcgtgcggcgcgttgtccgtcgtggtgtgacacggtgcctccggcgcgagggaacctactgctcgccttcggctcgtttaattttcataaacatcttgaagggggggcataggtcgaagtgtgttttggccgtgcggcgtgctggttcgtgcggcgcatTGTCCGTctggtgtgacacggcgcctccggcgcatGGAAACCTCctgctcgtttaattttcataaacatcttgaaggggggccataggtcgaagtgtgttttggtcgtgcggcgtgctggttcgtgcggcacattgtccgtcgtggtgtgacacggcgcctccggcgcatgggaacctcctgctcgccttcggctcgtttaattttcacaAATATCTTGAAGGGGggccataggtcgaagtgtgttttggtcgtgcggcgtgctggttcgtgcggcgcatTGTCCGTCGTTGTGTGACACGGCGCCTTCGGCatgagggaacctcctgctcgccttctgggcgtttaattttcataaacatcttgaagggggggcataggtcgaagtgtgtttTGGTCGTGCGGCGTGCTGGTTCGTCCGGCGCGTTGTTCgtcgtggtgtgacacggcgcctccggcgcgagggaacatCCTGCTCGCCtttggctcgtttaattttcataaacatcttgagggggggcataggtcgaagtgtattttggtcgtgcggcgtgctggttcgtgcagcgcgttgtccgtcgtggtgtgacacggcgcctctggcgcgagggaacctcctgctcgtcttcggctcgtttaatttttaTACAACAGTTTGTGCAAAAGGCAAGCTCCTTTGTTTTCAaaggcacgggtttgaagcatgtgcAGTCACGTCTGCTTAAGAGCTAGGCATGATTGATGCTCTATAGGTATGTGCGTGCATGCACATGTATGCATCCTACGAAGGCATTGGTATGTTGCCTTCAGAGTCACGGGTTTGAAAAATGTGCAGTCACGTGTGTGTAGGAGCTAGCCATGCTTGAGTCTCTAGAGGAATGTGCGTGCATGCACATGTGTGTATTGTCCGAAGGCATTGGTATGTTGCCTCCGGAGGCACGGGTGTGAATCATCTGCAGTCACATGTGCGTAGGAGCTAGCGACGTTTGAGGCGCTCTTGGTATGTGTGTGTctggatattgcccggaggcatggtgacccaggcTTTGGTACAAGGCCATGtcgcctctggaggcacgggagggTGGTCTCCAGAGTCATGCGTAAGGGTTTGTTTTGGGATACACCGCTGTCGTACAGATAAGAAGATGCATTGTTGTTTATAGTGTACTGGCACTCTCTAATGATGTAAGAGGCACTGTTGTCGAAATAGTTCTTTTTCAACATGAACACGCAATTTCTAACTACATTACATATGAATGTGAGTTACTGATAAACTTTTTTGTCACGTCTAGATAGAATTAGCCTCGCTGGCTAAATCAAAAGTTTTAGTCTTCATTCTTGTTGAAGATCTTGCTTATCTTGTTACCCATTTCACTAGATTTGACTTGATTCATCTCGCTACTTAAGAGAATGTACATTGCCTCTGCCCTCCAGTCTTCGACCCCATCATGTGAAATTTTGCCGAGAAAGAGAAGTATGTTATTAGAGTTGGTTCATAAAAATTGTTTATAAGTAAATATATATAGACTTACTGTCAAATCTTCCAGGTCTTCGACGAACTTTTCACCATTGTAGAGGAATGCAAGCTTTAAAACAGCAAATGGTGATTCGCCCTTTTCTACAACTGGAACATCTTGCACGGTATGAATCTGCCATCTTGTTTTCTTTGGATTCATTGTTTGTTCAAGTATGGTGTTGAAGACTTCTTTAATCCTAAGTACCTGGGAATTGCATTTTGTAATTGTTTTAATACTGCAACTTGTAAAACTGAAAAAATTGTTATGTATAAATGCTTACAATTACCAACTTATGAGCGTGATATTCCTGAAGTTGTCTTTCTCTTTCTTCTTGAGCGTCTTCATGTTCCTAAAGAACTTGACATGCTTCATTTTGATCCAATTTATCAATGTCTATCTTTTCTTTCTCAAATTCCTCTAGAGTCACTTCTCGAGGATCAATAATATGaactttgtgtttgtatttgtccAGGACATATAATACGTAGCGGTCGTTCTTCTCCATTGGAATGAATATCTGCGTACAAAAAACTTGTTGGTTTCCTGACAGTTTAATATAAAGTAATTTGATAGAACGCATATTTTGTGATTTTGTCGTGGAGGAAAGGCATGTTACCATGTTTGCTGTTGAGAGCTTTTTCGGTTGATTTTCTTTGAGATACATGGGAACCAGCTGATTCTTTATTTTTTGCAATTTACTTCTAAATTTTGCAACACTAGTTTTCTCTTTATTTAATTTCAGTATATGCTGCAAACAATAATTACGATGAAAAAATTGTTAGAAAAAAGAGTTGTGTAACAATATAAAAAGAGTAGGTGTTGTAATATACACAAGATTTTGCTTTTTAAAAGCTTACCTCTGCAAAGTTTGGGCCTAATAATACTCTGGCACTCTCTTTTGAGTCTTGTCTGCTTTCCCAAATTTCTGTTATGTCATCGAGCACCCTCTTTTCCATATGACGTGGTATGTTCGTCTGTGTTGGTCTTGGACCAAATACTGCCTTCAGTTGGGCTCCAGTAAGCTGCGTGCTTTCACTACCCCTATGGATGCGCCTAAATATAGTCTTGCTGTGACAGGGAGAAAAAATAATTTTGGAGGTCACGGTCAGTGAGAAACAGATTTTTACATTATTTTTCGCCTCTGTCCAAACTATTTTGAGGTGCAATAGAAAACAACTCACTTTTTGTATTCCTCCTACCAGCTGTCGCTCATGACTAGTTGGAAGAGGTCGGACGCCTCCTTTGTCTGTTGGAAGCAATGAGAatgttttgggtatggactggtgcttcgtcttttttccctttttgtttcatCTGTTTCTGTCAGCGGAAGCAGATATGTAATATGTAAGCTCTCGTGATACGAAAGACATTGGTCAACTGTTGGATGGTTAGGTCATTACAAAAAAAGGAAGGTAATGGGAAATGATTTTCTTACCTTTGTTGGTGGAAAAGAAGTTTGAAATTTCTGGTTTGAATTCTTTGATTCTTCCAGGTAGTTGCTCGCACTTTACTTGGTTTGTTTCAACAAATATGGCTGTAAAAAGGAACTCTGGTTTCCACCGACATTTACATTGCTTTGCTGCATGATAATTAAAGGTCATCGGatattattttatttttctttcattggATAATTAAAGTATTCAAGTAGTGCTGCTTTGGAAAATTAAAATTGTTGCTCTCGTACTATTAACTTACATCGAAATACTCATCATCTTTTATGAGATCAATGCCAttccagtattttgcaaattaAACCATGAAGTGTCCGCATTGGGTACCCTTCTGTTTTGGCACGCAAACTCTGTTAAGTGTTTCTGCTATCCTCGACCAGTTTGGTTCCCTATTGGTTCGTAGTTCCGCTTCACCGTAATGCTTCTTCATGAGTGCGTGCATCCTTTTAATCTGTGATTACAATTTGGTTTTATTGTTAGATTTTTCCATTAAGGGATTGCAGGAATTGGAAAACCAATTAGAAAACCAAGGTTGAATTGACGTACCAGTTCTGGGTGATCCTTATGGTGTGTTTTCCATGTAGTTTTTCCTCCTCCGTGTCTGTAATTCAGTGAGTCAAGTATGTCGATGGAGCTCGTGTACTTATTGAGCACGTACAATGTGTAGTGTTTAGCTGTGTTGTGAGGTATCATAATCTGTGGTGTTTGGAGACATGGAGACAGAGTGAGTTAAAGTTCATTCTTGCCAGGAGAATTAAATGACATGTAAATGTGCAATCTGTAGGGAGAATGAATTATGTTTATATATTTCTATTAACTTACCAATTTTTTCTCTAAAAGTTCCTTCTCTCTTACAAGGGGTGCAAACTGTTTCAATGCTTCGTCCTCATTGAATTCTGCTAGTCCTTCTTCTCCAGTTTTAACACCGAGCACAATCTACGACAAAAAAGTTTTCTACTTTTTAGTTTAATATTTGTAATCACTGAAATGACGCAAGTGTTTTTGTCAAATTGGACTTCATACGTTTGCAAATTCTACGAGAAGTATGGCTTTATCGGTTGTGTTGTATTGTTGCTGCACTGTCCATTCTTCGAACAATACGTTTGCGATGGAGCCCTCCATCTGTCCTTTATCTCCTCTCTGTAGCCGTTCCATCATTATTTTTCCTGTAACCCAATCGGGTCGCTTCGAGCTAATATATACGTTTAGTCTGCAAAAGCAAGAAAAAATTTATACATTAGTTAGGTTGGTTTAAAAAGGGGTaacatttctttgtttttttgtttatgCAAGAGAAATTACTTACTCTCCGCATTCGTCATGTCCTTATCTTTGCTGAATAGGTATTCATGGAGTGCTCTGGctttgttcataaatttgaaatctcCTGGGACAAAAGTAGGAATCATGATTTCTCCAAGGAGCCTCCTTGAAGGCTTTACCGGCCTCTTCTTGACCGAGATTTTCTTGTCTAAGCTGTTCTCAGATGATTGAGGCATTGAATGTTCTCCTGATTCTTGCTGCAAGATTATCAGATACGGAATCATGATTTCTTCAAGGAGCCTCCTTGAAGGCTTTACCAGCCTCTTCTTGACCGAGATTTTCTTGTTTGAGTTGTTCTCAGATGATTGAGGCATTGAATGTTCTCCTGATTCGTGCTGCAAGATTCTCAGATACGGCTTGGCATCTTTGTTAAATTCATAGCTTTCATAGTCATTCAGCCATGTTTTGATTACATCGAACTCAAAGCCCATCTTTACATATTCGTTGTATTCGTCTAGTTGGAGCGGGTTAAGGCTTGAAAGAAATTCATGAACTTCTTCATGCTTTTCCGTCGTTTTGGGTTTTAGGAAGTCTAAAGAGATGGTGCTGGAGGTGCCTTGCTGATTGCTTGTCGAGCATGTTTCTTCTTGAAGAAGAACATGTTGTTTCTTCTGCTCGGAAACTTGTTGTTGTGTATTTGGTACGTCGTTGCTTCTGTCATCCTCTTTTAAATCAGTGCATGTTTGTTCCAGTTGCTCTGTGCTCAGGATATTGCTGTTGATATTTTGCTCGTCTGTTTCCTCTTCAGCATGGTGTGGTATCTTGTCGTCTGGTGGTGGTTGATCTGGTTCTATTGGTGGATCATTTTGTTCTGGTCTGTGCAACATTCTTGGGGGACGGCGTGGGTGCTGACATCCATAATCTCTTTACATTTACTGGATATATCAATAACTTCATGCTCTTGTGTGGTTGTCGCACGCATAATATGTTCTTTTGGCTCGTGAGTTGGCGGAAACTCTTCTAGTACGAAACATTCCGCCTGTTGCATTTCTTTGTCTTCCATATCTACTTCATACTTGAGCATATCTGTAGAACAAtaattaaaaaaaatattacttCTTCTAAGGTTTAGTTTCTGAAGAGACTAACTTTTAGGTCTGTGCTTATGTGCTTCCAGATTTTCATTAATTTGCTGGTTACAATGTTGAAGAATTCTATTGTGCCTCGATATGCAGTTgaagagtcaaggagttcaaagcgCTGTTTTTGCATGTTAACTGTGATGGTGAAGTAATGACTTATAGTTTCGTCTTGCTCAAACCTGCACAATGAACATGGTAGAAGGAActgcaaaacacaaaataaaatgaaaacatttggaaatcttcttatatttagaaacataaaaCAAAAAGAGAACTTTGCATAACATGTACGCAATTTGTGTTTTGTTTTTGAAACAGCTGATCTGCTTACCATGTTATAATCttgcagtttttctttttcttgcatGTTGAAAAATGATCTAAGCCTTGCAGGTAGTAATTTTTTTCTAATGTGTTGTTGATCATTATTTTTGTAGCACAATGGATCTTCATCGTCGGCTTCCTTTATTGAGTGTTGCTTGTTTCGTTACAGATACACAAAGGGAATTTGTCAGTTCAGTTATAGGGGAAGTTATCTATTTATGAAGTCATATATATTGTTTTAAACGTGATTCTTTTGCCGTGATATTTACTTACAGTGTTGCTTAACGACAGAATCTTTCTCCGTGTGACATTGAGTTGTTTTCTCAAGATTGTTAGCATGGGCTCGGTTGCTTCGGTGTGTACTGATTTACCAACCTTGAAGCTTTCGGCGACATGGCCTAGATTGACATCAAACTTGTCCGTTGTAATGAAAAGCTCATCCCTGCAAagtatatttagaaaaatgtttttagTTTACACATGATACAGTCAAAATGGTCGTGTGTAAGAATGTTTTCTGTGTTAGTTGCATGAACTTACATTTCTCTCTTTGTCCATGGCTTGCATACATCATTGTACAGGTCTTCGATGGCTTTGTTGACGGAATCGCTATCTTTGCCCCCTTTCTCCATTGTGCCTGCGATGATTTTGAATTTAATGTAAATAATTCCAAGTCACAACATCACAAGATAGCAATTAAGTTTCTATTGTCTTGCCTGCTTCGATGCTGGAAGATATGTCCTGTCGAGTGTTGTTCCTTTcttgttctccttctgcttcttgcggcatgttttgttcttctttttgcgTTGTACCCTTTTGTTCAGTTTCTGCTCCATCCTTATTTGAGTTGTCTGTGCTTTTCTTAGCATGATGTTTTTCCTTGTCAACCGTCATGTCTTGCTGGTGGTCTTTTCCATCTTGTTTTTCAGTCTCGACCTGGTTGGCACTGACCTCTCTGCCAGGGGAATGGGCATCGTACGATGGCGTAGGGTTTTCTTCGATAGTTTCTGGTTATTTCTCTAGAACAATTTGTGTGGTTGCTTCATTGGTTGTATCTCCATGGTTGCCTTCTTTGTGTTTCTGCGTTATCATTTAAAAAGCATTGAAATAATTTAACTTGCTACTTTATTTTAATTATAGCAGCTGTTCTGGGAAAATAGCGAAGCATTCAGTGCGTGCTTTGAGCTATTTTGATTGTGATTAAGTTGTCATTTTGTGGAAACATTTTGTGCAACTTCACCTGTTGAGCTGTTGTTGGTGATGCTGACTGTTCCACCGGTTCTTCGTTGAGTGTGGTTTCTTGGGTATCATCTTGTTCTTTCTTTTGGTGTTCATCGTCACTGTCATGGTTTTTGTCTTGCAGCTGTTCAATCATAAAGGTGGTAAGTTGGAGTGCATTTGAGTTCTCATGGAACTACTTTATATTTTCATAGAATCAGCTTATGTAACTTTACCTCCTCAGTCGTTGCTACTTCTGTTGTCTCTGCTTCTATTCTCGTTGCTGCTGCTGACTGTTGTGCTTGTTCTTCGTTGAGTGGAGGTTTTTGGGCATCTTCTTGTTCTTTCTTTTGGAGTTCATCGCCGCTGCCGTTGTTTTTGTCTTGTAGCTTTTGAAACACACAGGTGGTTAAGTGGCAGTGCATTTGAGGTTCCACAGAGCTATTTTATACTTTCAGAGTATCAACTTATGTAACTTTACCTTGTCAGTCGTTGTCGCCGCTGCTgacgtggaattaacacgtcagatatccttagtgtgaggacttagtcgcgaggccaacacatctatgcggtagcttgagaggggttgggcgaaatcgagagacgcaacacaagacaaggatttagacagcttcgggccccgggaaacatcatccggtaataaccctacatgctgtttgtggctaggtctcattatgatcatgagcgagtcgccgtaagccggctctttgtgtctagccctagagattgtttcttgttccttctccctcttggggagccctgcccctccttatataagttagaggggcgggttacatgtcgagtcctagtaggactaggactagtctatcttctcttacaagttgaatacaagtccgggtcttgctccttttaaggtaaatattcttcacgcctttcctcttaaaccgtcccaccattaacataaaccggccttctgggccttgggccttgtcatccatctatcCCGCctgccgggttaccagtgaatcataatattcagtcaggttgcttgtaaaccgtctggtcagtgTGGGTCGCCGGTGAATTGCCAAGTCCGgctgggttatacttccggccgggttacgccgcggggtatatccccgacaactgCCGTCTCAGCTGCGTGTTTTTCGGTGAGTGAATATTTTGGGGCTTGGTATTCTAGGACGTTGATGTCTGCCATTTGAAGAACATGTTGCTCTTATTCAGTAGCCTCCTTTTGCTCATTTGTCTCCTCTCTCTGGGATGGAGGAAAGTAGTGAAATGTCACATGCGTATTTTTGAACTATAAGATCGTTCTGAGGTATTCTATGTTTTCACCTCTGTACTTGTTACTGCTGATTGTTCTACGTGTTCTTCGTTGAGTGGTGGTTTTGGGTCCTTCTCTTGCTCTTTATTTTGCTGTTCATCGTCACTGGCCTTGTTTTTTTTCTTGCAGTTGTTCAAATATAGAGGTGGCAAAGTGAGAGTGCATTGGAGTGAATACAAGTGTGGTAGGTTGGAGTTTATTTGATTGTGCACGCATCAATTTTATAATTTCATAGTTGCAGGTTTCGTAACTTTACCTTTTCAATCGTTAATGCTGCCGTTGTCTCTGGTACATGTTGTTTGGTGAGTGAATTTTTTGTGGCTTGGTCTTCAGTGGCATTATTGTCTACCGTTTGAAGAACATGTTCGGGTTGTTCATTGGGCTCCTCTGGTTGTGTTTGATGGTCTTGATTGTTGGTGCTCTCTTGAGCTTCTTGTGCCCCCACCAACACAAAAAGTATTTAAGAAATGGGTGCATCTCTGACTGTTCAGttacaatttttttataagacCTTTTTCTCTGGATTT
This genomic window contains:
- the LOC123157302 gene encoding zinc finger A20 and AN1 domain-containing stress-associated protein 11, which produces MAQRDKKVEEPTEVHLHAAEITLCANSCGFPGNPATKNLCQNCFLASSSSPSPSAASPQSPSSSPAAFPLFDKPRPAAAASPLQAAPVYMAVDRPAAGPADPKASKSSVNRCHNCRKRVGLTGFRCRCGEMFCGAHRYSDRHDCSYDYKSAARDAIARENPVVRAAKIVRF